Proteins encoded together in one Juglans regia cultivar Chandler chromosome 9, Walnut 2.0, whole genome shotgun sequence window:
- the LOC109022182 gene encoding COP1-interactive protein 1-like, producing MTKHRFRDSIKSFFGNHIDSENNQQLKEAKTEIEDNVEKILKLIKDTDPEGDGIPENSKKEAVAQLIKDFHKHYQSLYARYDHLTGELRKEIHGKQGKEGDSSSSSDSDSDYSPKDKGSQNGQLESEFRKTSDGVGKELQMVRLEVADLKRKLTAMGEEKEALNVEYHAALSKIQAADKIVADMKTEGERLDFEKTKLLTENSELNKKLETAGKIEAELSKERDNLIVEKEAVVRRIEEGEKITKGLRTMVDQLKHEKVNLRQELEAVRREVVDIRQQLESAEQQVSDLGHNLKASEEENKSLSLKISEVSNEIQQTQNTIQELTGESSQLKEKLCERETELSNLKDMSEAHENESSTRLKGFLGQITGLEQELALLQNQKRDMETQLESKADEAKQLGEHNIQLQAQISEMEMMSSKREDEISDRKPENSEYIIQIENLKEEHEQLEGQLQECKLNLKVAEKKIGETAEQFRLNIESKDQVIADLEQLAEDLRRDLELKGDEHSSLVENVRTIEVKHRLSNQKLRVTEQLLIEREAAFRITELRFQQEQRACEERIETLSGIIASNNEAHQRMIIEISEIVNSTMTGLETVIQKFEEDYKNYENCMFEISSELHIAKNWVAETNIEKEQLKKELHNLVEQLQDIKDKEAAMRERVGKLEVKASEEEAEKENLSKAVNQLQKTVAELKNTIKEKDDGMLGIGEEKREAIRQLCVWIDYHRSRQDYFKEMLSKVTVRGQGAS from the coding sequence AAATTGAGGACAATGTGGAAAAGATCTTGAAGCTGATCAAAGACACAGATCCTGAAGGAGATGGTATCCCAGAGAACTCCAAAAAGGAAGCAGTTGCTCAACTAATTAAGGATTTCCACAAACATTACCAGTCACTCTATGCAAGATATGATCATCTAACAGGAGAGCTAAGGAAAGAAATTCATGGCAAACAAGGAAAAGAGGGTGATTCTTCATCCAGCTCAGACTCGGATTCAGACTACTCTCCAAAGGACAAAGGTAGTCAGAACGGACAATTGGAAAGTGAATTTCGGAAAACTAGTGATGGCGTTGGGAAAGAACTTCAAATGGTTCGTCTAGAAGTTGCTGACCTGAAGAGGAAGTTGACAGCTATGGGTGAGGAAAAGGAAGCTTTAAATGTGGAATACCATGCAGCTTTGAGCAAGATACAAGCGGCAGACAAAATCGTTGCCGATATGAAGACTGAAGGTGAAAGGTTGGactttgaaaaaacaaaacttttgacTGAGAATAGTGAACTGAATAAAAAACTGGAGACTGCTGGCAAGATAGAAGCAGAACTGAGCAAGGAGAGAGATAATTTGATCGTGGAGAAGGAGGCTGTTGTCAGAAGGattgaagagggagagaagattACAAAAGGCTTAAGAACTATGGTTGATCAGCTCAAACATGAAAAGGTAAACCTTCGGCAAGAGCTAGAAGCTGTTAGACGGGAAGTTGTCGATATAAGGCAGCAGCTAGAATCTGCAGAGCAGCAAGTGTCAGATTTAGGCCACAATCTGAAAGCTTCTGAGGAAGAGAATAAATCTCTCAGCTTGAAAATTTCAGAAGTCTCAAATGAGATTCAGCAGACACAGAACACAATACAAGAACTCACGGGTGAGTCAAGTCAGTTAAAGGAGAAACTATGTGAGAGGGAAACAGAACTTTCAAATCTCAAGGATATGAGCGAGGCACATGAGAATGAATCATCAACTCGGCTAAAGGGATTTCTGGGTCAAATTACAGGCCTGGAACAGGAGCTGGCATTGCTGCAAAACCAGAAAAGAGATATGGAAACACAGTTAGAGAGTAAAGCAGATGAAGCAAAACAACTGGGAGAACATAATATACAACTGCAAGCCCAAATTTCAGAAATGGAAATGATGTCAAGTAAGAGAGAAGATGAAATTTCAGATAGAAAACCTGAAAATTCAGAATACATAATCCAGATAGAAAATCTGAAAGAGGAGCATGAACAGCTAGAAGGTCAGCTTCAGGAGTGCAAGTTAAATCTCAAAGTTGCAGAGAAGAAGATTGGAGAAACAGCAGAGCAGTTCCGCTTGAACATTGAATCCAAAGATCAGGTGATAGCTGATCTGGAACAACTGGCTGAAGACCTGAGAAGAGATCTAGAGTTAAAAGGAGACGAACATAGTTCTTTGGTTGAGAATGTCCGCACAATTGAAGTTAAGCACCGCCTCTCAAACCAGAAGCTCCGTGTCACTGAACAATTACTAATTGAGAGAGAAGCAGCTTTCAGAATTACAGAACTGAGATTCCAGCAAGAACAGAGAGCATGTGAAGAAAGAATTGAGACATTGTCTGGAATCATTGCTAGCAACAATGAAGCCCATCAAAGAATGATTATAGAAATCTCGGAGATTGTGAACAGTACCATGACAGGGCTGGAAACAGTGATCCAGAAGTTTGAAGAGGACTacaaaaattatgagaattgtATGTTTGAAATTTCAAGTGAGCTTCACATTGCAAAGAACTGGGTCGCGGAGACAAATATTGAGAAAGAGCAGCTAAAGAAGGAGTTACATAATCTAGTGGAGCAGCTGCAAGATATTAAAGACAAGGAAGCGGCAATGAGAGAGAGGGTTGGGAAGCTAGAGGTGAAGGCAAGCGAGGAAGAAGCAGAGAAAGAGAATCTGAGTAAAGCAGTAAACCAACTCCAGAAGACAGTAGCAGAGTTGAAAAACAcgataaaagaaaaggatgatGGTATGTTGGGAATTGGGGAGGAGAAAAGGGAGGCCATAAGGCAGCTGTGCGTGTGGATTGATTATCACCGCAGTAGACAGGATTATTTCAAGGAAATGCTCTCAAAGGTGACTGTTAGAGGGCAGGGGGCAAGCTAA